The Macrobrachium rosenbergii isolate ZJJX-2024 chromosome 56, ASM4041242v1, whole genome shotgun sequence genome includes a region encoding these proteins:
- the LOC136836276 gene encoding uncharacterized protein: MSAGENALHKSLKRKDPESYDNPVSLPSFQMNKEFLSAEEELKSDHKADYQIFLEVPEVHPEYGTYYQMFMDQFSKRYGDDPARCKELWEAFWPEIIEEKQEKEWKIKRAVLIKQFQIQFHGNKNAVKKMKSDKSTESPNVKTSGITDLKVSDLAGSDISHQSVKENGVEISSSREFASVKNSASVPSNQNDKHMELHSGSTSLVTKLEESADKNSSFFQSLQLLEDTSDALGDIFGSILRRVIKKTKELKDPQEMSKFLKNKDTKKLLSWVSGKLKRLSVMAVGAERERLVQSSDMAKNLAEYGVEGAQNKRYGGLDLRQVAAATYDKAIPTTLGIIKETLRFNGDPNPSNEVVNKVFGEVASLHLEMALEK; this comes from the exons ATGTCAGCAGGGGAAAATGCTTTGCACAAGTCACTCAAGCGCAAGGATCCAGAATCATATGATAATCCAGT GTCCCTTCCCAGCTTTCAGATGAATAAGGAATTCTTGAGCGCAGAAGAGGAGTTGAAGTCTGATCACAAAGCTGATTACCAAATCTTCTTAGAGGTTCCTGAAGTTCATCCTGAATATGGAACCTATTACCAAATGTTTATGGATCAGTTCTCAAAAAGGTATGGTGATGATCCAGCACGCTGCAAGGAGCTATGGGAAGCGTTCTGGCCTGAGATCAttgaggaaaaacaagaaaaggaatggaaaatcaaAAGGGCTGTATTAATTAAGCAGTTTCAGATCCAGTTTCATGGAAATAAGAATGCAGTCAAGAAAATGAAGAGTGATAAGAGTACAGAATCTCCAAATGTGAAAACCAGTGGAATTACAGACTTGAAGGTTTCAGATTTGGCAGGCAGTGACATTTCACATCAGAGTGTAAAAGAAAATGGTGTGGAGATCTCATCATCCAGGGAATTTGCATCAGTAAAAAACAGTGCTTCAGTGCCTTCCAATCAAAATGATAAACACATGGAATTACATAGTGGTAGTACCTCTTTAGTGACAAAATTGGAGGAGAGTGCAgataaaaattcatctttttttcagtctttacaGTTACTCGAAGACACTAGTGATGCTCTTGGGGACATATTTGGGTCTATTCTGAGGAGAgttatcaagaaaacaaaagaacttaAGGACCCTCAAGAAATGTCcaagtttttgaaaaacaaagacaCTAAGAAACTACTGAGCTGGGTGTCTGGGAAACTGAAGAGACTCAGTGTTATGGCTGttggagctgagagagagagattggttcaGAGTAGTGACATGGCAAAGAATTTAGCAGAGTATGGTGTAGAAGGCGCACAGAATAAGAGGTATGGTGGACTGGACTTGAGGCAAGTTGCTGCAGCTACATACGATAAGGCCATACCCACCACCCTCGGAATCATCAAGGAAACTTTGAGGTTCAATGGGGATCCTAACCCATCAAATGAAGTTGTCAATAAGGTGTTTGGAGAAGTGGCCTCCTTACACTTAGAAATGGCATTAGAAAAGTAA
- the LOC136836275 gene encoding uncharacterized protein encodes MNHITGQPIPQAAGAQPALWYNYDVIMNHPLQVQVTLPSVQVISAAPQTPTPTPTPTPTPTPTPAPPSTPVPVAVSMIPAKLKKVKKPPPEERERNYCCEVCGATFTNSSNLRIHIKIHLGVRPFVCTECGKSFIQSSNLKAHNRIHTGERPYKCSECGQTFSRSSHLVGHKRTHTGERPYICGICGEAFYTSSHMRNHVRRHTGEKPYVCQVCGEAFSQSVELRVHFRRHTGEKAFKCRECDSVFVSGPELRAHRKVAHSGSKPFRCEKCDRCFRTAKFYVKHELKCSGPRPKRPKGRPPKYPRDDGVEPTWNKSKKHRNRKPAAPTDRVSRSKTRALRIAQMKEEVKPEEQSNKNQKEVIPTFEQASDILEDSGSSDLPGGSPLKHEGLSESDEHISQLPMVHVMLDNFSSGADGIVLHSVPSSTLHGLHSLTDESEQLGVMDLSGQQMHEAEHQNNSDPQTTLRLLPTQAMSVVEADHQLPLVADQEHEVSLDHHQITSAMVSQHSLNSHQKLPVASTFQQSVSALPLSVTSSATTGGSMTAIPQVSAHHQNATNLVSQVSSNQPTHSQQLSAVPAHQHSSAVSSHHQVPAVTSQQHLPSVTAIHNTSSSHVQLPTINAHQNQVGIGVHQQVTPLPTSLENTVTAHQNLTIASTHQQISTASGHQMLPVVSAHQQQQVSAGPTQQLSTTANTLLLTGVSHHHVVNSHHQLPVVSAHQQTVANHLQLPTVSSRHTLPTILTAHQSSSGVQQQQQQHMVAVTAHQNVSSVPQQHLPAITAHQQIANTTDQQVSVAHLSNASAVASGVHQQGLVVSAHQQQVVPLVPVYKHSCNLGSIEDNSQVVYEGGQSFVVDLSSPALTPQVSLVDPPATSHSTRH; translated from the coding sequence ATGAACCACATAACTGGACAACCTATACCACAAGCAGCTGGTGCTCAGCCTGCTTTGTGGTATAATTATGATGTCATCATGAATCATCCACTGCAAGTGCAGGTGACTTTGCCATCAGTGCAGGTAATATCTGCTGCTCCCCAGACTCCTACTCCAACACCTACTCCCACTCCAACACCTACTCCCACTCCTGCACCCCCTTCAACACCTGTGCCTGTGGCAGTGAGTATGATTCCTGCTAAGTTAAAGAAGGTCAAAAAGCCGCCGCCAGAGGAACGAGAACGTAACTACTGTTGCGAAGTATGTGGTGCAACCTTTACTAATAGTTCTAACCTTcgtattcatataaaaattcatttgggTGTTAGACCATTTGTTTGTACAGAATGTGGGAAATCTTTTATACAGAGTTCAAATTTGAAGGCCCATAATCGCATTCATACAGGGGAGCGCCCTTACAAGTGTTCCGAGTGTGGTCAGACATTTTCAAGGTCATCCCACCTGGTTGGACATAAGCGTACTCATACTGGAGAGAGACCTTATATTTGTGGTATTTGTGGAGAGGCATTTTATACTTCATCACACATGAGGAACCACGTTCGCCGTCATACCGGGGAAAAACCATATGTTTGTCAAGTTTGTGGTGAAGCCTTTAGCCAGAGTGTTGAATTAAGAGTGCATTTTCGACGTCACACTGGAGAAAAGGCATTCAAGTGCCGTGAATGTGATAGTGTTTTTGTCTCTGGGCCTGAACTTAGAGCTCATCGTAAAGTTGCTCACTCTGGTTCAAAACCTTTCAGATGCGAAAAGTGTGACCGTTGTTTCCGAACagcaaaattttatgtaaaacatGAATTGAAGTGTTCTGGTCCTCGTCCCAAACGACCTAAAGGTAGACCTCCTAAATATCCCCGTGATGATGGTGTGGAGCCTACTTGGAACAAGTCTAAAAAGCATAGGAACAGGAAGCCAGCAGCTCCAACTGATAGAGTTTCTCGTTCAAAAACTAGGGCCTTGCGAATTGCTCAAATGAAAGAGGAGGTCAAGCCAGAAGAACAgtcaaacaaaaatcaaaaggaagtcATCCCAACATTTGAACAAGCATCTGATATTCTTGAAGACTCAGGTTCTTCAGACCTTCCCGGTGGATCCCCTTTGAAGCATGAAGGGTTATCTGAATCAGATGAGCATATTTCTCAACTTCCAATGGTTCATGTTATGTTGGATAACTTCAGTTCTGGAGCAGATGGAATTGTTCTACATTCTGTGCCAAGCAGCACCTTGCATGGACTTCATTCATTGACAGATGAGAGTGAGCAGCTTGGGGTGATGGATTTATCAGGGCAGCAGATGCATGAAGCAGAGCACCAAAACAACAGTGATCCTCAGACAACTCTTAGATTGCTGCCAACACAGGCCATGTCTGTTGTAGAAGCTGATCATCAACTACCTCTTGTGGCAGATCAAGAGCATGAGGTTTCATTGGATCATCACCAAATAACTTCGGCAATGGTCAGTCAGCATAGTTTGAATAGCCACCAGAAGTTACCTGTGGCTAGTACCTTTCAGCAGTCAGTGAGTGCATTACCTTTATCAGTTACAAGTTCCGCTACAACAGGAGGTAGTATGACTGCAATTCCGCAAGTTTCAGCACACCATCAGAATGCCACAAACTTAGTAAGCCAAGTAAGTTCTAACCAACCTACCCACAGTCAACAGTTAAGTGCAGTGCCAGCACATCAACATTCATCTGCAGTTAGCAGTCATCATCAGGTGCCAGCTGTCACTTCACAGCAACATTTACCATCTGTTACTGCTATTCACAATACATCAAGTTCTCACGTACAGCTACCAACAATAAATGCTCACCAAAATCAGGTTGGTATTGGTGTACATCAGCAAGTAACTCCACTGCCAACCAGTTTAGAGAACACTGTTACAGCTCATCAGAATTTGACCATTGCAAGTACTCATCAACAGATTTCCACTGCCTCGGGTCATCAAATGTTACCTGTAGTATCTGCCCACCAACAGCAGCAGGTGTCAGCAGGCCCTACTCAGCAGCTGAGCACTACTGCCAACACACTGCTGTTGACAGGTGTAAGCCATCACCACGTAGTGAACAGTCACCATCAGTTGCCTGTTGTAAGTGCCCACCAGCAGACAGTAGCTAACCATCTGCAGTTACCAACTGTTAGTTCAAGACACACTTTACCAACAATCCTGACTGCTCATCAGAGCAGCAGTGGtgtgcagcaacagcagcaacaacataTGGTTGCCGTAACAGCGCACCAGAATGTTAGTTCAGTTCCTCAGCAGCATTTGCCAGCCATCACAGCTCACCAGCAAATAGCCAATACCACTGATCAACAGGTTTCTGTTGCTCATTTGTCAAATGCCTCTGCTGTTGCATCTGGCGTTCACCAGCAAGGTCTAGTTGTGAGTGCTCACCAACAGCAGGTAGTGCCTCTCGTACCTGTTTACAAGCATTCTTGTAATCTGGGAAGCATTGAAGATAATTCCCAGGTTGTTTATGAAGGAGGACAGTCTTTTGTTGTAGATTTATCCAGTCCAGCATTAACACCACAGGTGTCTCTTGTTGATCCACCTGCTACTTCTCACTCGACTAGACATTAA